Within Scleropages formosus chromosome 24, fSclFor1.1, whole genome shotgun sequence, the genomic segment ctgcaccgaggtttatcgttcgagtaggtgcataagacacaggatataCAAATCCCGaaaccctcccaccattttttttttttttttaatattataacatacataaatgagcagtacaataccagagtaatggctgaataaaggttgtatctggggatgcttctggaattacgatgcgtgaacagttacactatAGATGAGctagagagatcttgggcgaagtggatctggaaaaggtgggttttcagacccttcttgaaaacagacagagtttccgcagttctgagtgacaggggaaggtcattccaccacatagGACCCAGAACCGAGGAACTCCGCGTtttgcctttcgtgcgtgggaccaccaagcgagcagaagtagatgagagaaggggtctggctggggtgtaccagttcattaagtcttgtaaatagctgggagcagttcaaTTTACTATCTACTTAAATATTAGTTGGTTCTTTGTGATTTTCTGGGATATTAGCAAcatttttggagagaagtatagATAGTCCCAGACTTACATAAGGGTCCTGTTCCATAGACCCTTACGTATGCCGGGGACTTTCTGTATTACACTAAATCCCTTGCCATACCTAGTTTTTCAATCATGCATAAAGCATGCAAGCACCCACAAACCTCCATGCCCTGCATGCATCATTTTCTGCAAAGTGGCACATGCCACTAACGTTTCCACAGCTCTGTGGGAATTTGCCCACCTGCCATTCTGCGCTACATCAGGCAGTCTTTGCTTGCCACGCCTCAGCACACTCTTCTCTGCCGTCCTCACAGAGCAATCCAGCCATGGCAAAACCTCCAAGTAGCTCTTCTTTCTGGCACCCATTCCTGCTGCCACCCATGGCTCACCCATACTAGGCTCATTCTCCACGTTTTCCCTTGCTTAATGCTGGCTGGTTACTGCACTGCACTTGAGTGACCTGTTTCCCATGTTCTTTAGTTTAGCTTCTTGTTTTCTGCTAGTTAGTCCAGCACCCAGACCTGTGCAGTTATTTTTCTCACAATGCCCCATacttctgcattttgtttttcctcctccgTTGCTGCACCACATTGTTTTGCAGTTTACTGTGGCTGTCTCCTTCTTCTTTTCACTTAAAGGCTTTTTGGCTTCATGTTGTCATCATGCGCTTGTGCTGCTACTTCCTCTAGACCCATATAAAGCACCAAAGCTGTTACGCATTAGCCTCTATTCTTCATATAGTCTACTCAAAGAACAGCTttctatttttaacttttagtCATCAGCCTGCAAGGAAtcaatattattgttgtttaaaaacatccttttaaagcaaatttcCACTTCTGCCATTAattgtagaatgcccaggatggAATTGACTAAATGGACTAAATGGAAAGTACACCAAGCATCTGCTCAAAGGCACTGGTCACAAAATTTAGGCTTTATTTATACTATTGTGGTGGTATCCTTGAAATGGAAGCtgttttaatatgtaaataattgagTTACTATTTACGtgaggggggtgtgatggcacagtgggttggactcggtcctgctctccggtgggtatggggttcaagtcctgcttggggtgccttgtgacggacaggcatcccatcctgggtgtgtcccctccttctccagctctatgccctgtgttgccgggttaggctccggctccttgcgaccctgtgtgggagaagcggtttcagatgttATTTTCAGACTATTTACGTGTTTATGATGGTTAGAGCCATTACCTTGAACTGAAAGACCCAGGCTTGAATCATACCTCATGCTCTGGTACcgttgaacaagatacttaccatgaatGGCACCTGTAAagtttaccctgctgtattcaTGGGAAAAATCATTGTGAATAGCTTAAtgttgtcactttggagaaaatgatcagataaataaattattaacagTATCTACCCTTTTAGTTGggatttatatttactttaattgttgtgattggttgaaaTTGACATTACAATAGAGAGTAATCAGCAAGTATGAACAGTAGctggaaatgttttgaaagagcTGTGACAATGTTAATTAGGTGCTTGAATATTTGTGTCCCTCCAgcatatatatttatctgaaaAATAGGAGACCAACAACTACTAATGAAACCATACTTGTACATTACTGGTAGTTTTTTCAGGGTAATGAAGCTATAAATTGACTTAGTCTTTTTTCAaactagaatgcccaggaggggtggacaaCTTACTTACATAATTATTGTAGTGATTTAATGTATATCCAACCTTTTACTAGTGGTATGCCTCCGATtctttgttcagtgctttgtgtcactgtctgAGAATAGAGCTctacaaaaacaaattgttacatttattcatatagctgacatttttctccaaagagacttacgaTTTCAAGTTAGGcaaaattatttaccccttgatacagctgggcattttactggagcaatttagggtaagtgccttgctcaggtATGCtaaagcaggatttgaaccttcaacctttgcacccaaagacAGGAGCTCTATGAATAACACTACAAGCTGCCCTATTGAATTAATGTAGAGTTTATTACATGACATTTGGGCAGAAAATTGCCTTACAGGACCATGTTTCCTAAGAGGTGGTTGTGTATGTATCCATCACTGAGTATTTGACTCTTTTCTGTAGTTCACATGGAGAGAGAAGCCAAGCACAGAGAAGAGAAGTACAAAGAACAGCCTCCACCACGGTCAAAAAAAGCTTCCATCGTCAACTTCTTAGCCATTCTATCAAGGTTGCTCTTCTATCACCCAGTGTATACAGAAGAAAATCAGAACCGTAAGAATGTTCGCTATATATTTGTGAGATTTAGTGCTTGGCACTTTGCTGGAAGTGACATTCTGTGGGCTGGCCTTGTGGTGAGACTGTATATGGCTATTCAAGAACACTTTGGAAGATTTCTCCTCAGTCTCTATCGTGTAACTcaatacacagaaaaaacaacTAAACATGCCATTGTAAATCAAAAGAAAGACTGGAGGCCAAAAAAGATCTGCTGCATCCCTTTATGGTTGCTCACTCTTCTAATATCCTTGGTAGCACTAACAGCAGTGCCTGCCCTCCTCATAAAAAACAGTTTACAGAAAGGGAAAGATGATGCtgataatgaaaaagaaagtggAGATGGGCTGAATGCAGTTGAAGGCTTTGCCATTGCAACCCTTGGAGTCCCTGTTGTTGCTATTTTACGATTTGTTTTTCTAATTGGGAAAAACCTTATATTTAACCAAGATTTCAAAATAAGAAGGATGATGGACAATGAAAAAGTGAGCAATAAACTGGGATTTATGAATGAAATAAGGAGAGAGATGGAGGTCCTTTCTTGCTTCATCCGCTTTGTGGAGATCTTTGAGAGAAGGAAGATACGAGTGGTGTTGGAGATTACTCATCTGGACCGATGTACACCGAGAAAAATCGTTGGGGTGCTTGATGCCATCAATATCTTACTTTCAGATGAAGATAGCCCATTCATTTCTCTGCTTGCAGTCAATCCTGAAGTCCTTGCTCAACAAGTGGATTATGCAGAGGGTTGTTTTAGCAAAGAGGACAAAGCTTGTGCATTCTTGAACCGCATAGTGACACTGGCTTTCACTGTGCCTGAGCTGTGTAATGCCTCTAAGTGCAAGATGTTCCATAAAATTTCCCAGGGACAGTTGGAGTTTTTAAAGGACTCTCCCACTGCACAAGGCAATGGTATTGATTCAAATGCATTGCCTTCTGTAGAATATTCATCAAtggaaagaggaggagagcaggactcttGCATTCCCTTGCACAGCAGAAGTGACACTGAGAAGGATGTTACATTTCTATTAAATGAGGATAAGGTGGAGAAATTGATTGAATCAGCTTTGGAATACATTTATGGTGAAGGGAATCTTCATTATTATATAACGGGAGACACTATGTCTATGAGAAGAATAATAAACTCAGTCAGAGTGTCAGTCATCCTCCTAGAGGCCTTAAAGACTGAGTTGTCCTCTATGGAAGATATTGCAGCATGGGTGCTCCTGGCCAATCAATGGCCATGCCGCCTAAGTTGGATCCTTCAGTGTGTGGAGGATGACAGACAGAGAGCATACATCGACCACAACACTGGCAGTACTGTTGTCTTTGACACTTCAAAGACTTTATGGAAGGTCTTCAGTGAATCAAGGATGGAACTCCACATGATTCGAGAaaaagattcattcattcattcgcttCTGGAACAGGATGGAGACCCTGAACTGTTTGAAATGTTCCTTAAGGTACACTTCAGATTTACTATCAAAGATGCTCACAGGTTCAAAATATCCACCGTGAACCTGGACCATTCCATTCAGAGGGAGCTGGCCAGGGTCAGAGGAAGTTCCATCTTAAAAGACATAATAAACATGGAGACTCTCATACCACTGCAAATAAAATCTGTGATCAACATGAACACTGAGGATGTTTGCAGAGaggtaaaatacatttttatttccattttatgtAAAGTAAAGCCATTTATTAAAGTGCCCTTAAATATCAATTCACAgagctggatattttatttgtgcaagTGCGTAACAGTAAGGTTTAGCCCTGGAATTAAACCTATGTTATCAACATTAATGCTCTTTGACACTCATATAACAATATATGATGTCATTATGAAATTCAtgttcagtgaaaaatattttgattaaacCACTGCGTTTAACAAGAATGGCTCAGACAAAATTGAAACAAGTTCTGTATTACTTGATGTTGTTTTCCATAGATTCTGctattctttaaaaatttgattttatattttcccTCTTTGGTAGATGGCAAGGCTGGGACTTCCAGAGAGGTATGCTGAGGCGGTGCGGTGTAATGCACTGAATGGGCAAGCTCTGGTCTACAGTGACACTAATGAGCTTCGGGAAGTTCTGCAGATGTCCCTTGGAGACTGGACGACTTTTGCTATCCACTTCCTTGGTCTAGTTCCATCCATCTCTTCACACCTTACTGCTGCACAGAGAAAGCTGGCTCCTGCTGCTTTTAAACCATCACTGTCCCCATCAGTGGCAAATCTGTTATGTGTCAGAACAAGAAACTGGTACATGGACTCAAACGCTCAGCATACGAGTCCAGAGGAATAGGTACATTGTCTTTATTTAAAACTGATAAACCACTGCAGTTTGATTTTCAGTCTTTATGAACAGCCAGATAAGTTGTTGCTTATGCCATTACAGTACCTGACTATCATAGGCAGTAATATAACAATTTGAAATTGCCCTTTGACTATATTATTATGGCTAACTTAATTTCTGAGAGTATCACACAAGCTAAGCAAAAATTCTACATGACTTCTTATGTAGATGAAACTGAGTACTGTAACAATTTTCAAAGCAAGTATGCATATTATTAACAAGGATTATCTCAGTGCTTGCAGCACAACATTTGAATAATGTAGagtgattaatttaaaaatatcaaaaaacacAACTATCTGacatatgttcatttttcagttttgaaccTATTACTTTCCGCTGTTGTCCCATGGCTAGAACTTGAAGACTGGAaatatactgggtcactcaataaataaaacttttagtCTATCAGGTGTGCCAAGGAGACAAGTGTAATGGAGCAAATATATTTCTAGTTTAAACATCTATAGTTCTGCATAAAGCAGTTCACCATAACGACATGAGTGGTGTCCAAAGATAGCAAACAAAATTTAACACCTATCTAGATCATGTGAAGTTACAAAATCTGTCCATTGTTTTCAGCTAAAACTTTTATATATCCATCATTTAGTAAggaatgttaaatattttcaacattATACTAACACCTTAAGTTCTATATGGagaaatttctgcagatttattacatttactcaacatgtacagtattgcATTAGTGAGAGCTAACATGTACAACTGCTGTAGCTCCTGaatccatttaaaatgaagtgTTAACATTCTGCAAGTAATCTATTTGCATGTaacaatgtaatgaaatataatgCAACTAGATTATGTTGTATGTAACAATTTGCATGTTGACTAATATACCACATAGCCAGCtgggagtgtggtggttagagtgactgcctttggcctgaatggttgcaggtttgagcctcatgtctggctgtagtacccttaagcaaggtacttaccctgaattgctccagtaaaattacccagctgtataaataggtaaataattgtaagttgctttggagaaaggaattaaataaatctaaacCAATAGACTGGGTTTTCAACTCATAAATTCTGTTTTGACCAGAAGTGAGTTTCCAACTTGATTTGTTTGAGAATTACTTTTTGCTATgttgcaatcaataaaagctgcaTAATATAATATCCATCTACTTCTTAATGGGTACTTCTGTTGTGTTTCTATGCTGAGTGCATTTTCAGGTCAACTTGTGGCAGCAAGTACACATGTATATCAGTTTCATTCTgcaacaaacattttgaaaaatagctcaaaatgcaattaaacaaaATGGGAAATGTCTGCATTTTTGAGAACTTGGAACTAGAATTTTCAAAGCACAAGGTATATTTTACTGCAGATttaaggaggggggaaaaaaaaaaaaatctcacagtAATTACTGAAATTTGATAGTGTCAAGTCAATAACAGTCCttgagaagaggagggagggaggggaggaaaaaaaaaaaaaaaaaaaaataaaataaatttttgtcCATTTGGTGGGCCAAACCTAGTAAAAGGGGATGTTGGTGAATTGCTGAATGTTCTCTTATTCTGTCCCATTTCTCCTGGGAACTGATGTCAAATATCAATTCTGTAAACAGCTATTCAAGGAAGATGCACTGGCAAAAGTCTCCACTGCCCTTGCTAATGTTTTTAGAAAAAGACATGTAAATATTCTGTAATAAAACCATCATGGTGTGTTTCCATGCATATTCTATCCTACCTGTGTTGTCAGTCAAGACTAATATGCCAcacaaaattaatgcaaatctCATTGTcaacactttttattatttcactctTATCACCAATTATACATTACATGGATTACCCTCAGTCTATACCAATATATACATAAACCTTTAAAATCTTGTGTAtagtaaatgcattaatatagttaaatttaaaaatttatagaATGCCACTTATAAGACAGAATATAAAGGCATTCAGTCTGCCCCTCACAGAATAAAGTCTGTTATGCAAGATACAAGGAAAATTCCAAACAAACAAAGTAGAAAAACATATGTGCAAGAAGAAAATATCTctgaaatatatacaaaaatacatcCTTAAAAAGGTTAATACAGAACTCTGaacattcaaatatttaaaaatggaatgCTAGTGAAAAGATTGGTGTGCAGAAAGGAGGATAAATATACTTTTCCTGAACTGAGTTCATTAGTTCTCGGTGGAACACAATTTCCATCTAGGTAATTTTCTGCAGCCCAGGTAACGACAGTCCAAACCTGTAACAATACATGAAGATGAACAATAGCGTGAACACACAGGAGCAGGTAAGATCCTAAAGTACGTATTGCCAGACTTTAGAATAAGAGGATACCTAGAGAAGTTCAgtctgtataaatgaataaaagtaaaatgtaaatatatagatTCACAGCACATTTAGTACTTCCAAGGGGCCATTCCCCATGTAATTAGTCTCTGGAGAGCCTTCATTGTCAGACACTATTTCAATCTGGGATTTGTTCTTACCAGCAACAATCAGTTTGCAAACAAATTTTTGTCAAACCTCTTAAAATGACAACAGTAGCAACTTTACTGTGCAGATGACACGCAAACCTATATGTAGAGTATATAATTGAACAACTGTCCCTAGTTGTCATGGCAAGCTGTTTTACGGACTTCAAACGTGATATGCCAGAACTGTCACAAATAGGTTAtattatataaagaaaaatagaCAAACTACACCTTTTGAAAAAAACAGGATCTGTCCTTCAAtaattgtgtgttttctctgtgtataaaagctgtgaaattgagtatattttgtgtaaaatgtagAAGTGCACCCATTTGTCTACAGCAGACTTCAGCGTTGTAATGCCATGAAGGAAATCTAAACATGACTCTTGGTAGATAAATTCAGAATGCAACATGAATCATAATTAGAACCAAAaagtattattatatattagaCCAGACTTAGAACATTGAGGTGGTTCTCTCTGAACTTCAGGACTAAGTTAAGACTTACACacgaagacttttttttttttttttttttccctctttaaaaaattcacacacacataattcCACAGTTGGTGGTTAAGTTTTAAAATTTAGGCCCTCTAAATTTACAATGGGAAGTGAAAACTAATTCCAAAAATTAATGTAAGCTTAGTAATACAGATGCCCCTGAATATTTTCACTGGCTAGATTCTGGTCATTTTAAAAGGTatgtaaaaagttttaaaaacctTCAATAAAAGCTGTAATAAACTTGAGGTCAACGACTTATTTAATCCCACAATACAAATGTCTGTTTTACTTAGGGGTTAGGATCCGTAAGTCCTCgataaaggatttttttaaatttttttaaaaaaaaaaaaaaaaattatgttgcgGAGGTTGAGTTCCTATTTGTAGTGCTCTGTTGACGTGAgttgctgtgttttattttgtacttgTTTGCAGCTGATAATTATTCAACGTAAGTATTTGTGTTGTTACAGTTCAGTTTCTCCCAAGAGTTTTCCCCTGTGTTATAAACTCTGAATAATTGCCCTATCTGTAATCCCTAACCTCAGTCCACACAATTTTTACAGGGAACCAAGTTCTTCCAGAATCATTGTTTTAATAAAGGTTTAATCACAGGCAGAGCTCTTTACCTCTTcgttattaaatatgtatacaaGTATTAATCCAATTTACGGTGATATCTGTGTATCCTCATTCATCGTATGATGTTATGGACCCAAAGCATATGTCTGTTGAACAAGACACTTTAGAGGAATGAAGTCCCACACTGAAGAAACCAGAGAGCTTCCTGAACTTACCAGTCTGTGAAACCTTTGACCAGCTCTTTTTGGGATAAATCAATTATTACCTAACAGAAGaagacagacaaaaagaaaagaaaaacttactAACACACATATGACATCCATACAGTAATATAGCTACAGAACATTTATAAACTAAAATGCAAACCACATATGCTTAATAGCATTTCAACATTTGCAGTTATCAATCACCATTCCAATGTCCTTTCGTTCACGCCTGTGGAACATCCCATTGTTTTTCACTGCGACGTCAAGCTTTCTGGTCTTTGCTTCTTCATGTGGCACAGTAAATTCAAAccttaaaaaggaaaaagagaaagggggggggggaatcttgGATGGTTCAAGAATGTAAAGACAGGATGATATTTAACTCTCTAAGGATTATTTCAAATGTACTGGCACAGCCTGGTCTCAGTATATTTGAAATAATCCTTACTCTATACATTTTTGACTACTGACATATGTTACAAATTTTAAGTGACTTATGAAAAGTTGGTTAAACTGTAAACTGGTTAACGATAAACAACAGTAGCCGCAATGCTCAAATTTGTTAATtactgcagatactttttgaatCCCCCTTGTACATTGATATAGATATCAGAATAAGCCATCCCCATAGTTTAACAGACAACCTCACGGTTGCAGGTCATTTAACCTGTTTCCTCGTATCCCATGTTGTTCTCTACTTACTTTTCATTGAAGACAGGATTCACTGTCTTTTTCTTCACTGGTGTTCTCATCCTGTGTTTCCACGACTGTTCAGGGAGCAGGTACAAGCGGACATAAACATCAGAGCCTTCCTCACTGCAGGAAAAAAGATTCCTGCGGAATATACAGACATATTGCTCTTAGTGGGCTGGAGAGAAGTGCTCACATGTTTGTTATAAACTTTGACATCAATGACTGGAAGTACAGGAAAACACTATAGTACcaatcaatacaaaaaaaaagtagaatatGAAATCATTGCTTGTAGTGGCTGCACCTTACCACCATTATGGATTTAAtcaagactggaaaaaaaaagtcagttgtTCTTAAGCTCTTTAATCAGTAAAAACCTGCAAAGTTTCTACGTAATATCACTCCCTCCCCTTAATAATATGCGCTCCTTCTTAAACATACTCCCAAAGAAAATATGAACCGAGCTTCAAGTCTCATTttggacgtttttttttttttttgggaataaagaatatttttgaTAGACTTTGTGCTTACCTACAGGAGTTGACCATGACAATGAGTCGTTTCCTAAGCACTGCATAACGGACTGTCAGATTGATCTCACCAAATCCTCCCTGGTGGTTCAGGATGGCTCTGtagttaaaacagaaaatggtaCCAAAATGACAGGACAGTCACATCAGCATGCCAAGCATCCATAACACACATATAGCTGTGACAAACAACTATTCATCATAAGATTCATAAAGTAATATTAACTGGTTATTATTTAACTAATACCTTTGTGTAATGCAACTTAGACAACCAATTTTccataatttatccatttatagaacaGGGCATTCTTTTACTTATCctgattgctccagtaacttTCTCAATGGTAAAGCAGTAGGATGTGGGGTTTGAACTATGAGGTTATATAGTGACAACTCATTATGCTTTCTGTTGCCCCGTCATAACATGATACCAAGACTTTGCAgtctcaacaccacctgcttcaGTGTGCACCCCAACTCACTCAGGAAAGGGTGTATCACTGGCCAAGTCTAAGCGTGAGGCAGCTATGGAGTCTTCGGAGAGCATGAGGTTGGAATCATATCGCTGCAGGCTCAAGTCCCTTGAGAATTGCGTGGAAGGTGCTGTAAGGTGACCGTCTGACACAGAGAGGCTCCGGTGAGTAACGTAAGCTGTGTTGACCTTGTTGGAATTTGCAAAAGGATCAGTCGATGGAAGGCTAGACTTAGTGGGCACAGAACCGGAAAGAGCACTGGATGGGTCACTGGACTTGGTACTGGGTGGATCATTGGGAAAAGCCCTGAGTGGAGCACTGGCTGAAGCTTGTCCACGGGAGGAAGAGACCAGGTTCAGCTGCTGTTCGCCTGGGGTTTTACGAGGCTGAGAACTGGGGCTCGCACTTGTGCTCTTAAGTTCCGGCATCTCAGGTTTCAGGATCTATGGTAGACAGCAAGAGAACCTTGTCAACAGTACAGTTATGGTACTTGCTTCTATGAATACTAACCTGACATCTTCATTCCATTACTctacacacaaaaaacatttaaaaaaaaattgttggaatATGCTCTGCTGTCCTGTTATGTCACCATCAGCTAACCACTTAATTCAGGAGATTTGGTGCACAGAAGGGAAGGACAATTTTCCTAGGCCTTACACCAACATAAACTCTCTGCTTTTCTCATATGCTGCAATtaactgctgtgatttatttactgaatcCCTGCTTACTTGCCTTTAGCCTGCCATGAAACTACAGTGCTGAATCACACCAGGTACTGACTGATCAGCACTGCCCCAAGCGCCAAGACTACAAACCAACAGTTGGAACCATCATGGAATCAAGGCAATCTTACTTCTCCCCTTACACACAATTTATGCATACTGTATCATTGGTCCAAAATATGGCATTTTTTATACTTGTACAAAAGTATTTGCATTACCTGTTGACACACATCTGCCCTCTAactataataaaattttttaaaagcatcaaTTTTCACTCCACCCccataaaaacagatttattacTGCAAAACAGGTGTACAGTaacaaaatcagattttttttttttaaactatcaGAATAATAAACTACATTCACTCCCTATCTAAACACTTCTTGAAACTGATGCTAAATGTAGCTGTAGAGCTATTTCCACATCCTTGACAACACCCACCCTCAGGGTAGTCTTCATCTTGATCTGGCTGTTGGCGCCAGACTGCTCTAGCTGGAAACGTTGGTCCAAGGT encodes:
- the nkpd1 gene encoding NTPase KAP family P-loop domain-containing protein 1, which encodes MEREAKHREEKYKEQPPPRSKKASIVNFLAILSRLLFYHPVYTEENQNRKNVRYIFVRFSAWHFAGSDILWAGLVVRLYMAIQEHFGRFLLSLYRVTQYTEKTTKHAIVNQKKDWRPKKICCIPLWLLTLLISLVALTAVPALLIKNSLQKGKDDADNEKESGDGLNAVEGFAIATLGVPVVAILRFVFLIGKNLIFNQDFKIRRMMDNEKVSNKLGFMNEIRREMEVLSCFIRFVEIFERRKIRVVLEITHLDRCTPRKIVGVLDAINILLSDEDSPFISLLAVNPEVLAQQVDYAEGCFSKEDKACAFLNRIVTLAFTVPELCNASKCKMFHKISQGQLEFLKDSPTAQGNGIDSNALPSVEYSSMERGGEQDSCIPLHSRRNLHYYITGDTMSMRRIINSVRVSVILLEALKTELSSMEDIAAWVLLANQWPCRLSWILQCVEDDRQRAYIDHNTGSTVVFDTSKTLWKVFSESRMELHMIREKDSFIHSLLEQDGDPELFEMFLKVHFRFTIKDAHRFKISTVNLDHSIQRELARVRGSSILKDIINMETLIPLQIKSVINMNTEDVCREMARLGLPERYAEAVRCNALNGQALVYSDTNELREVLQMSLGDWTTFAIHFLGLVPSISSHLTAAQRKLAPAAFKPSLSPSVANLLCVRTRNWYMDSNAQHTSPEE